Proteins encoded together in one Anas acuta chromosome 10, bAnaAcu1.1, whole genome shotgun sequence window:
- the MYLK3 gene encoding myosin light chain kinase 3 isoform X4 produces MIKAKDKPEESGAKPKHGLSNRGTQTESKKPLEETKSVKKLNLNKEACEKVNASSVVANKSDSKPQAKERTAQQQAVEGAGKKQSSKSCQQQKDVGVKALNQHNGLPFVNQDHVGNQNVPVKAHDMDGAPRLDECSRQPVHQKLGENENKPPLPSAASREAVPSPSQAISDTGCEVTSTRISINVHVAEMKEKIETKEEISNDRRHRCPKVKSPSSTSAEVQEQLPGKLKLKQSPKNISTEPNQEVKGDSKQNEHASKTGNQQLLLNKSKPGKNTEDKSELKCKPKTSQNTSATEPKKDLGVEVKIHQETTKAEDSLTVTASEKRESESASSGGSENDVGQCAGMVPQNTTSLEASKEPSTQDEVVIDDSPSPPAPFEHRVVSVKQTEVTTCYSVCRHEVLGGGRFGQVHKCTEIATGLNLAAKIIKVKGAKEKEEVKNEINIMNQLNHVNLIQLYDAFEAKNNITLVMEYLDGGELFDRIIDENYHLTELDAILFTKQICEGVHYLHQHYILHLDLKPENILCVNRTGNQIKIIDFGLARRYKPREKLKVNFGTPEFLAPEVVNYDFVSFPTDMWSVGVITYMLLSGLSPFLGETDAETMNYVVNCSWDFDAEAFEQLSEEAKDFISRLLVKEKSCRMSATQCLKHEWLNNLPAKAKKSKLRLKSQLLLQSYMAQRKWKKHFYVVAAANRLKRFQSMAVKLP; encoded by the exons ATGATAAAG GCCAAAGATAAGCCTGAAGAGAGTGGTGCAAAACCTAAGCATGGGCTTAGTAACAGAGGAAcccaaactgaaagcaaaaagccTTTGGAAG AGACTAAAAGCGTGAAAAAGCTAAATCTAAACAAAGAAGCATGTGAGAAGGTGAATGCTTCCAGTGTTGTAGCCAACAAATCTGACTCGAAACCCCAAGCTAAAGAGaggacagcacagcagcaagcagtAGAAGGTGCTGGCAAGAAACAGAGCTCTAAGAGCTGTCAACAGCAAAAAGACGTTGGTGTCAAAGCCTTGAATCAACACAATGGTCTTCCCTTTGTAAATCAAGATCACGTAGGCAACCAAAATGTTCCTGTTAAAGCACACGATATGGATGGAGCCCCACGCCTAGATGAGTGCTCCAGGCAGCCTGTTCATCAGAAACTTggagagaatgaaaacaaacctcCATTGCCAAGTGCGGCATCCCGGGAAGCTGTGCCCTCACCATCCCAGGCTATATCTGACACAGGGTGTGAAGTGACAAGTACCAG GATATCCATCAATGTCCATGTggctgaaatgaaagaaaagatcgAGACCAAGGAAGAAATCTCAAATGATCGCAGACACAGATGTCCCAAAGTAAAATCCCCATCCTCCACATCAGCAGAAGTACAAGAACAGCTGCCTGGTAAATTAAAACTTAAACAGAGTCCTAAGAACATCAGCACTGAACCAAATCAAGAAGTGAAAGGGGACAGTAAGCAAAATGAACATGCATCAAAAACAGGCAACCAACAGCTGTTACTGAACAAGTCCAAACCAGgtaaaaacactgaagacaaGTCAGAACTAAAATGTAAGCCTAAAACCTCACAAAATACCTCTGCAACAGAGCCAAAGAAAGATCTGGGGGTAGAAGTGAAAATACATcaagaaacaacaaaagcagaagatTCCTTGACAGTTACTGCCTCTGAGAAGAGAGAATCTGAGTCTGCATCTTCAGGAGGAAGTGAAAATGATGTAGGCCAATGTGCAGGAATGGTACCGCAGAACACTACGTCATTGGAAGCTAGCAAAGAGCCTTCCACACAGGATGAAGTGGTCATTG ATGACAGCCCTTCTCCCCCGGCTCCTTTTGAACATCGCGTAGTGAGTGTCAAGCAAACAGAAGTGACAACGTGCTACTCAGTGTGTCGTCATGAAGTACTTGGGGG GGGGCGTTTTGGGCAAGTCCACAAGTGCACGGAAATAGCAACTGGTCTCAATCTGGCAGCCAAAATCATAAAAGTGAAAGgagcaaaagaaaag gaggaagtgaaaaatgaaattaacatAATGAACCAATTAAATCACGTGAATCTGATCCAGCTTTATGATGCCTTTGAAGCCAAAAATAATATCACTTTGGTCATGGAATA TCTTGATGGTGGTGAATTGTTTGACCGGATCATAGATGAAAACTACCATCTAACAGAGTTGGATGCAATCTTATTTACCAAACAAATCTGTGAAGGAGTCCACTACTTGCACCAGCATTATATTCTCCATTTAGATCTGAAG CCTGAAAACATATTATGTGTAAATCGCACAGGAAACCAGATTAAAATTATTGATTTTGGATTAGCAAGGAG GTACAAGCCTCGTGAAAAACTGAAGGTTAATTTTGGAACTCCAGAGTTCTTGGCTCCTGAAGTAGTGAACTATGACTTTGTTTCCTTCCCAACAGACATGTGGAGTGTAGGAGTCATCACATACATGTT gCTTAGTGGCCTATCCCCATTCCTGGGAGAAACTGATGCAGAGACGATGAATTATGTAGTCAATTGCAGCTGGGACTTTGATGCAGAAGCATTTGAACAGCTATCAGAGGAAGCAAAAGACTTTATTTCCAGACTActtgtgaaagagaaaag CTGCCGGATGAGTGCAACGCAGTGTTTGAAACACGAGTGGTTAAACAATCTGCCTGCCAAAGCCAAGAAGTCCAAGCTTCGCCTGAAGTCCCAGTTGTTGCTGCAGAGTTACATGGCTCAGAGAAAATGGAAG aaacatttttatgtggTGGCTGCTGCTAACAGACTGAAGAGGTTTCAGAGTATGGCTGTCAAGCTTCCATAA
- the MYLK3 gene encoding myosin light chain kinase 3 isoform X2, giving the protein MGTLYQESSLHRSLRLSMGGFCVSDYVKRFTAKDKPEESGAKPKHGLSNRGTQTESKKPLEETKSVKKLNLNKEACEKVNASSVVANKSDSKPQAKERTAQQQAVEGAGKKQSSKSCQQQKDVGVKALNQHNGLPFVNQDHVGNQNVPVKAHDMDGAPRLDECSRQPVHQKLGENENKPPLPSAASREAVPSPSQAISDTGCEVTSTRISINVHVAEMKEKIETKEEISNDRRHRCPKVKSPSSTSAEVQEQLPGKLKLKQSPKNISTEPNQEVKGDSKQNEHASKTGNQQLLLNKSKPGKNTEDKSELKCKPKTSQNTSATEPKKDLGVEVKIHQETTKAEDSLTVTASEKRESESASSGGSENDVGQCAGMVPQNTTSLEASKEPSTQDEVVIDDSPSPPAPFEHRVVSVKQTEVTTCYSVCRHEVLGGGRFGQVHKCTEIATGLNLAAKIIKVKGAKEKEEVKNEINIMNQLNHVNLIQLYDAFEAKNNITLVMEYLDGGELFDRIIDENYHLTELDAILFTKQICEGVHYLHQHYILHLDLKPENILCVNRTGNQIKIIDFGLARRYKPREKLKVNFGTPEFLAPEVVNYDFVSFPTDMWSVGVITYMLLSGLSPFLGETDAETMNYVVNCSWDFDAEAFEQLSEEAKDFISRLLVKEKSCRMSATQCLKHEWLNNLPAKAKKSKLRLKSQLLLQSYMAQRKWKKHFYVVAAANRLKRFQSMAVKLP; this is encoded by the exons ATGGGAACTTTGTATCAAGAATCTTCTCTGCACAGATCCCTTCGTTTAAGCATGGGAGGATTTTGTGTTTCTGATTATGTAAAGAGATTTACG GCCAAAGATAAGCCTGAAGAGAGTGGTGCAAAACCTAAGCATGGGCTTAGTAACAGAGGAAcccaaactgaaagcaaaaagccTTTGGAAG AGACTAAAAGCGTGAAAAAGCTAAATCTAAACAAAGAAGCATGTGAGAAGGTGAATGCTTCCAGTGTTGTAGCCAACAAATCTGACTCGAAACCCCAAGCTAAAGAGaggacagcacagcagcaagcagtAGAAGGTGCTGGCAAGAAACAGAGCTCTAAGAGCTGTCAACAGCAAAAAGACGTTGGTGTCAAAGCCTTGAATCAACACAATGGTCTTCCCTTTGTAAATCAAGATCACGTAGGCAACCAAAATGTTCCTGTTAAAGCACACGATATGGATGGAGCCCCACGCCTAGATGAGTGCTCCAGGCAGCCTGTTCATCAGAAACTTggagagaatgaaaacaaacctcCATTGCCAAGTGCGGCATCCCGGGAAGCTGTGCCCTCACCATCCCAGGCTATATCTGACACAGGGTGTGAAGTGACAAGTACCAG GATATCCATCAATGTCCATGTggctgaaatgaaagaaaagatcgAGACCAAGGAAGAAATCTCAAATGATCGCAGACACAGATGTCCCAAAGTAAAATCCCCATCCTCCACATCAGCAGAAGTACAAGAACAGCTGCCTGGTAAATTAAAACTTAAACAGAGTCCTAAGAACATCAGCACTGAACCAAATCAAGAAGTGAAAGGGGACAGTAAGCAAAATGAACATGCATCAAAAACAGGCAACCAACAGCTGTTACTGAACAAGTCCAAACCAGgtaaaaacactgaagacaaGTCAGAACTAAAATGTAAGCCTAAAACCTCACAAAATACCTCTGCAACAGAGCCAAAGAAAGATCTGGGGGTAGAAGTGAAAATACATcaagaaacaacaaaagcagaagatTCCTTGACAGTTACTGCCTCTGAGAAGAGAGAATCTGAGTCTGCATCTTCAGGAGGAAGTGAAAATGATGTAGGCCAATGTGCAGGAATGGTACCGCAGAACACTACGTCATTGGAAGCTAGCAAAGAGCCTTCCACACAGGATGAAGTGGTCATTG ATGACAGCCCTTCTCCCCCGGCTCCTTTTGAACATCGCGTAGTGAGTGTCAAGCAAACAGAAGTGACAACGTGCTACTCAGTGTGTCGTCATGAAGTACTTGGGGG GGGGCGTTTTGGGCAAGTCCACAAGTGCACGGAAATAGCAACTGGTCTCAATCTGGCAGCCAAAATCATAAAAGTGAAAGgagcaaaagaaaag gaggaagtgaaaaatgaaattaacatAATGAACCAATTAAATCACGTGAATCTGATCCAGCTTTATGATGCCTTTGAAGCCAAAAATAATATCACTTTGGTCATGGAATA TCTTGATGGTGGTGAATTGTTTGACCGGATCATAGATGAAAACTACCATCTAACAGAGTTGGATGCAATCTTATTTACCAAACAAATCTGTGAAGGAGTCCACTACTTGCACCAGCATTATATTCTCCATTTAGATCTGAAG CCTGAAAACATATTATGTGTAAATCGCACAGGAAACCAGATTAAAATTATTGATTTTGGATTAGCAAGGAG GTACAAGCCTCGTGAAAAACTGAAGGTTAATTTTGGAACTCCAGAGTTCTTGGCTCCTGAAGTAGTGAACTATGACTTTGTTTCCTTCCCAACAGACATGTGGAGTGTAGGAGTCATCACATACATGTT gCTTAGTGGCCTATCCCCATTCCTGGGAGAAACTGATGCAGAGACGATGAATTATGTAGTCAATTGCAGCTGGGACTTTGATGCAGAAGCATTTGAACAGCTATCAGAGGAAGCAAAAGACTTTATTTCCAGACTActtgtgaaagagaaaag CTGCCGGATGAGTGCAACGCAGTGTTTGAAACACGAGTGGTTAAACAATCTGCCTGCCAAAGCCAAGAAGTCCAAGCTTCGCCTGAAGTCCCAGTTGTTGCTGCAGAGTTACATGGCTCAGAGAAAATGGAAG aaacatttttatgtggTGGCTGCTGCTAACAGACTGAAGAGGTTTCAGAGTATGGCTGTCAAGCTTCCATAA
- the MYLK3 gene encoding myosin light chain kinase 3 isoform X1 — MSAGCLDVAEGNALTKLQPTKVNSLSTMDKKLSLLNEKMDKLLHFQEDLTGKLQRVNKGIDDVEKGINKLTVSRAAPDEPDEMKKGLKLLDSPHQADIQSICSEVLKLMKTAQLDALKHKERLAKIEKRFDTLDKVINFVGEVLRNSKVVDFILKGIVPWKKGSPLEILVEAKDKPEESGAKPKHGLSNRGTQTESKKPLEETKSVKKLNLNKEACEKVNASSVVANKSDSKPQAKERTAQQQAVEGAGKKQSSKSCQQQKDVGVKALNQHNGLPFVNQDHVGNQNVPVKAHDMDGAPRLDECSRQPVHQKLGENENKPPLPSAASREAVPSPSQAISDTGCEVTSTRISINVHVAEMKEKIETKEEISNDRRHRCPKVKSPSSTSAEVQEQLPGKLKLKQSPKNISTEPNQEVKGDSKQNEHASKTGNQQLLLNKSKPGKNTEDKSELKCKPKTSQNTSATEPKKDLGVEVKIHQETTKAEDSLTVTASEKRESESASSGGSENDVGQCAGMVPQNTTSLEASKEPSTQDEVVIDDSPSPPAPFEHRVVSVKQTEVTTCYSVCRHEVLGGGRFGQVHKCTEIATGLNLAAKIIKVKGAKEKEEVKNEINIMNQLNHVNLIQLYDAFEAKNNITLVMEYLDGGELFDRIIDENYHLTELDAILFTKQICEGVHYLHQHYILHLDLKPENILCVNRTGNQIKIIDFGLARRYKPREKLKVNFGTPEFLAPEVVNYDFVSFPTDMWSVGVITYMLLSGLSPFLGETDAETMNYVVNCSWDFDAEAFEQLSEEAKDFISRLLVKEKSCRMSATQCLKHEWLNNLPAKAKKSKLRLKSQLLLQSYMAQRKWKKHFYVVAAANRLKRFQSMAVKLP; from the exons ATGTCTGCGGGTTGCTTGGATGTTGCAGAGGGAAATGCCCTGACCAAGTTACAGCCTACAAAAGTGAACAGCTTAAGTACGATGGATAAAAAATTGAGTCTCTTGAACGAAAAGATGGACAAACTGTTGCATTTCCAAGAAGACCTGACAGGCAAACTGCAGCGAGTTAACAAAGGCATTGATGATGTAGAAAAAGGCATTAACAAGCTAACGGTATCACGAGCAGCTCCTGATGAGccagatgaaatgaaaaaaggacTAAAGCTATTGGACAGTCCTCACCAGGCTGATATCCAGAGCATATGCTCAGAAGTGTTGAAATTGATGAAAACGGCCCAGCTAGATGCCTTGAAGCATAAGGAGAGGCTGGCAAAGATAGAGAAGAGGTTTGATACACTGGATAAAGTGATTAATTTTGTGGGAGAAGTATTGAGAAATTCTAAAGTAGTGGATTTTATTCTCAAGGGCATTGTGCCCTGGAAGAAGGGAAGTCCGCTGGAAATCCTTGTCgag GCCAAAGATAAGCCTGAAGAGAGTGGTGCAAAACCTAAGCATGGGCTTAGTAACAGAGGAAcccaaactgaaagcaaaaagccTTTGGAAG AGACTAAAAGCGTGAAAAAGCTAAATCTAAACAAAGAAGCATGTGAGAAGGTGAATGCTTCCAGTGTTGTAGCCAACAAATCTGACTCGAAACCCCAAGCTAAAGAGaggacagcacagcagcaagcagtAGAAGGTGCTGGCAAGAAACAGAGCTCTAAGAGCTGTCAACAGCAAAAAGACGTTGGTGTCAAAGCCTTGAATCAACACAATGGTCTTCCCTTTGTAAATCAAGATCACGTAGGCAACCAAAATGTTCCTGTTAAAGCACACGATATGGATGGAGCCCCACGCCTAGATGAGTGCTCCAGGCAGCCTGTTCATCAGAAACTTggagagaatgaaaacaaacctcCATTGCCAAGTGCGGCATCCCGGGAAGCTGTGCCCTCACCATCCCAGGCTATATCTGACACAGGGTGTGAAGTGACAAGTACCAG GATATCCATCAATGTCCATGTggctgaaatgaaagaaaagatcgAGACCAAGGAAGAAATCTCAAATGATCGCAGACACAGATGTCCCAAAGTAAAATCCCCATCCTCCACATCAGCAGAAGTACAAGAACAGCTGCCTGGTAAATTAAAACTTAAACAGAGTCCTAAGAACATCAGCACTGAACCAAATCAAGAAGTGAAAGGGGACAGTAAGCAAAATGAACATGCATCAAAAACAGGCAACCAACAGCTGTTACTGAACAAGTCCAAACCAGgtaaaaacactgaagacaaGTCAGAACTAAAATGTAAGCCTAAAACCTCACAAAATACCTCTGCAACAGAGCCAAAGAAAGATCTGGGGGTAGAAGTGAAAATACATcaagaaacaacaaaagcagaagatTCCTTGACAGTTACTGCCTCTGAGAAGAGAGAATCTGAGTCTGCATCTTCAGGAGGAAGTGAAAATGATGTAGGCCAATGTGCAGGAATGGTACCGCAGAACACTACGTCATTGGAAGCTAGCAAAGAGCCTTCCACACAGGATGAAGTGGTCATTG ATGACAGCCCTTCTCCCCCGGCTCCTTTTGAACATCGCGTAGTGAGTGTCAAGCAAACAGAAGTGACAACGTGCTACTCAGTGTGTCGTCATGAAGTACTTGGGGG GGGGCGTTTTGGGCAAGTCCACAAGTGCACGGAAATAGCAACTGGTCTCAATCTGGCAGCCAAAATCATAAAAGTGAAAGgagcaaaagaaaag gaggaagtgaaaaatgaaattaacatAATGAACCAATTAAATCACGTGAATCTGATCCAGCTTTATGATGCCTTTGAAGCCAAAAATAATATCACTTTGGTCATGGAATA TCTTGATGGTGGTGAATTGTTTGACCGGATCATAGATGAAAACTACCATCTAACAGAGTTGGATGCAATCTTATTTACCAAACAAATCTGTGAAGGAGTCCACTACTTGCACCAGCATTATATTCTCCATTTAGATCTGAAG CCTGAAAACATATTATGTGTAAATCGCACAGGAAACCAGATTAAAATTATTGATTTTGGATTAGCAAGGAG GTACAAGCCTCGTGAAAAACTGAAGGTTAATTTTGGAACTCCAGAGTTCTTGGCTCCTGAAGTAGTGAACTATGACTTTGTTTCCTTCCCAACAGACATGTGGAGTGTAGGAGTCATCACATACATGTT gCTTAGTGGCCTATCCCCATTCCTGGGAGAAACTGATGCAGAGACGATGAATTATGTAGTCAATTGCAGCTGGGACTTTGATGCAGAAGCATTTGAACAGCTATCAGAGGAAGCAAAAGACTTTATTTCCAGACTActtgtgaaagagaaaag CTGCCGGATGAGTGCAACGCAGTGTTTGAAACACGAGTGGTTAAACAATCTGCCTGCCAAAGCCAAGAAGTCCAAGCTTCGCCTGAAGTCCCAGTTGTTGCTGCAGAGTTACATGGCTCAGAGAAAATGGAAG aaacatttttatgtggTGGCTGCTGCTAACAGACTGAAGAGGTTTCAGAGTATGGCTGTCAAGCTTCCATAA
- the MYLK3 gene encoding myosin light chain kinase 3 isoform X3, translating to MLPLVIVAGLLRAVIKMAKDKPEESGAKPKHGLSNRGTQTESKKPLEETKSVKKLNLNKEACEKVNASSVVANKSDSKPQAKERTAQQQAVEGAGKKQSSKSCQQQKDVGVKALNQHNGLPFVNQDHVGNQNVPVKAHDMDGAPRLDECSRQPVHQKLGENENKPPLPSAASREAVPSPSQAISDTGCEVTSTRISINVHVAEMKEKIETKEEISNDRRHRCPKVKSPSSTSAEVQEQLPGKLKLKQSPKNISTEPNQEVKGDSKQNEHASKTGNQQLLLNKSKPGKNTEDKSELKCKPKTSQNTSATEPKKDLGVEVKIHQETTKAEDSLTVTASEKRESESASSGGSENDVGQCAGMVPQNTTSLEASKEPSTQDEVVIDDSPSPPAPFEHRVVSVKQTEVTTCYSVCRHEVLGGGRFGQVHKCTEIATGLNLAAKIIKVKGAKEKEEVKNEINIMNQLNHVNLIQLYDAFEAKNNITLVMEYLDGGELFDRIIDENYHLTELDAILFTKQICEGVHYLHQHYILHLDLKPENILCVNRTGNQIKIIDFGLARRYKPREKLKVNFGTPEFLAPEVVNYDFVSFPTDMWSVGVITYMLLSGLSPFLGETDAETMNYVVNCSWDFDAEAFEQLSEEAKDFISRLLVKEKSCRMSATQCLKHEWLNNLPAKAKKSKLRLKSQLLLQSYMAQRKWKKHFYVVAAANRLKRFQSMAVKLP from the exons ATGTTACCCCTGGTCATTGTTGCAGGTTTGCTTAGAGCTGTAATAAAAATG GCCAAAGATAAGCCTGAAGAGAGTGGTGCAAAACCTAAGCATGGGCTTAGTAACAGAGGAAcccaaactgaaagcaaaaagccTTTGGAAG AGACTAAAAGCGTGAAAAAGCTAAATCTAAACAAAGAAGCATGTGAGAAGGTGAATGCTTCCAGTGTTGTAGCCAACAAATCTGACTCGAAACCCCAAGCTAAAGAGaggacagcacagcagcaagcagtAGAAGGTGCTGGCAAGAAACAGAGCTCTAAGAGCTGTCAACAGCAAAAAGACGTTGGTGTCAAAGCCTTGAATCAACACAATGGTCTTCCCTTTGTAAATCAAGATCACGTAGGCAACCAAAATGTTCCTGTTAAAGCACACGATATGGATGGAGCCCCACGCCTAGATGAGTGCTCCAGGCAGCCTGTTCATCAGAAACTTggagagaatgaaaacaaacctcCATTGCCAAGTGCGGCATCCCGGGAAGCTGTGCCCTCACCATCCCAGGCTATATCTGACACAGGGTGTGAAGTGACAAGTACCAG GATATCCATCAATGTCCATGTggctgaaatgaaagaaaagatcgAGACCAAGGAAGAAATCTCAAATGATCGCAGACACAGATGTCCCAAAGTAAAATCCCCATCCTCCACATCAGCAGAAGTACAAGAACAGCTGCCTGGTAAATTAAAACTTAAACAGAGTCCTAAGAACATCAGCACTGAACCAAATCAAGAAGTGAAAGGGGACAGTAAGCAAAATGAACATGCATCAAAAACAGGCAACCAACAGCTGTTACTGAACAAGTCCAAACCAGgtaaaaacactgaagacaaGTCAGAACTAAAATGTAAGCCTAAAACCTCACAAAATACCTCTGCAACAGAGCCAAAGAAAGATCTGGGGGTAGAAGTGAAAATACATcaagaaacaacaaaagcagaagatTCCTTGACAGTTACTGCCTCTGAGAAGAGAGAATCTGAGTCTGCATCTTCAGGAGGAAGTGAAAATGATGTAGGCCAATGTGCAGGAATGGTACCGCAGAACACTACGTCATTGGAAGCTAGCAAAGAGCCTTCCACACAGGATGAAGTGGTCATTG ATGACAGCCCTTCTCCCCCGGCTCCTTTTGAACATCGCGTAGTGAGTGTCAAGCAAACAGAAGTGACAACGTGCTACTCAGTGTGTCGTCATGAAGTACTTGGGGG GGGGCGTTTTGGGCAAGTCCACAAGTGCACGGAAATAGCAACTGGTCTCAATCTGGCAGCCAAAATCATAAAAGTGAAAGgagcaaaagaaaag gaggaagtgaaaaatgaaattaacatAATGAACCAATTAAATCACGTGAATCTGATCCAGCTTTATGATGCCTTTGAAGCCAAAAATAATATCACTTTGGTCATGGAATA TCTTGATGGTGGTGAATTGTTTGACCGGATCATAGATGAAAACTACCATCTAACAGAGTTGGATGCAATCTTATTTACCAAACAAATCTGTGAAGGAGTCCACTACTTGCACCAGCATTATATTCTCCATTTAGATCTGAAG CCTGAAAACATATTATGTGTAAATCGCACAGGAAACCAGATTAAAATTATTGATTTTGGATTAGCAAGGAG GTACAAGCCTCGTGAAAAACTGAAGGTTAATTTTGGAACTCCAGAGTTCTTGGCTCCTGAAGTAGTGAACTATGACTTTGTTTCCTTCCCAACAGACATGTGGAGTGTAGGAGTCATCACATACATGTT gCTTAGTGGCCTATCCCCATTCCTGGGAGAAACTGATGCAGAGACGATGAATTATGTAGTCAATTGCAGCTGGGACTTTGATGCAGAAGCATTTGAACAGCTATCAGAGGAAGCAAAAGACTTTATTTCCAGACTActtgtgaaagagaaaag CTGCCGGATGAGTGCAACGCAGTGTTTGAAACACGAGTGGTTAAACAATCTGCCTGCCAAAGCCAAGAAGTCCAAGCTTCGCCTGAAGTCCCAGTTGTTGCTGCAGAGTTACATGGCTCAGAGAAAATGGAAG aaacatttttatgtggTGGCTGCTGCTAACAGACTGAAGAGGTTTCAGAGTATGGCTGTCAAGCTTCCATAA
- the ORC6 gene encoding origin recognition complex subunit 6, with protein sequence MERGAVRRLAARAGLGEPRVVRKAEEFLRLSQVRCPGLLAQTTATGSAVMCLELAARAAGRPLDKSYFIKLSGLTKTTYQNSIKSLECLLEVNPRLGIRDLAVQFCCTEAVNTASKILQRYESSLPEAQQMDLDFSKPLFTTAALFTACKCLKLKVDKTKILATSGVKKAIFDRLCNQMEKISQQLSKDDVPVVAETSESLQTDPEHCEKEDGSEDDDDDEVPCKQPKTETKQDYEEWKKRILENAAKAQQANRGTDSVPPCNITAACS encoded by the exons ATGGAGCGCGGGGCCGTGAGGCGGCTGGCGGCCAGGGCGGGCCTGGGGGAGCCCCGCGTCGTCAG GAAGGCCGAGGAGTTCCTGCGGCTGTCCCAGGTGCGGTGCCCGGGGCTGCTGGCGCAGACGACGGCCACGGGCAGCGCCGTGATGTGCCTGGAGCTGGCGGCCCGCGCCGCCGGGAGGCCGCTGGACAAG AGCTACTTTATTAAACTCTCCGGCTTGACCAAGACGACCTACCAGAACTCCATCAAGTCTTTGGAGTGTTTGCTGGAGGTGAACCCGAGACTGGGAATACGAGACCTGGCAGTGCAGTTCTGCTGCACGGAGGCAGTAAATACCGCTTCAAAAATACTGCAGAG GTACGAATCCAGCCTTCCCGAAGCACAACAAATGGACCTTGATTTCTCAAAACCACTGTTTACAACGGCTGCGTTATTCACTGCATGCAA GTGCTTAAAGCTGAAAGTGGACAAAACTAAAATCTTGGCTACATCTGGGGTGAAAAAAGCAATATTTGATCGGCTGTGCAATCAGATGGAGAAGATaagccagcagctcagca aagatgaTGTCCCCGTGGTTGCAGAGACATCCGAAAGCCTGCAGACCGACCCAGAACACTGCGAGAAGGAAGACG GAtctgaagatgatgatgatgatgaggtGCCATGTAAACAGCCAAAGACTGAAACAAAGCAAGACTATGaagaatggaaaaagagaatTCTGGAAAATGCTGCTAAGGCACAACAGGCCAATCGGGGTACTGATTCTGTGCCACCTTGTAATATCACTGCTGCTTGCTCATAG